The following coding sequences lie in one Oceanidesulfovibrio indonesiensis genomic window:
- a CDS encoding molybdopterin-dependent oxidoreductase produces MSDFKTVYTICGMCSVRCPAQALVRNDEVFYVRGNPNAGGIKGSLCARGAAGVALTMDEERPQTPLIREGERGEGKWRSVSWDEALDYVADKIKELQARHGKETILFSDRGGPFRDHYRAFLRGIGTPNYCNHDSACARNVQHGAMSVYGFGRKTVSYDLKNAKHVILQTRNIFEAINVKEVNDLLDAMDAGCKLTVVDVRSNISAAKADNVFIIRPGTDYAFNLAVLHVMLRDGLYDKDFAAKWIQDLPALEEFVKPYTPEWAEQETGASAAAIEEFVRQIWDAAPAVIWHPGWMTARYSDSFYVSRTAYLISALLGCVGAKGGLPLAAKPGDVGRKGLKSFMNLYPKPEVKRVDGVGWEQGLTHLDPGPGLVNLAYNAIETGKPYPITGYIVHRHDPLMAFPDKKDVFESWKNLELLVSVTFSWSDTAWYSDVVLPLSPYLERESIIATKNGLSPHFFVRKRAMQPRYDTKAEWEIYSELAKRFGLDEMVFDTVEDLWNFQLQETGVTIEDFEATGMAKLTDTPIYKEVDEKTFKTPSGKIEVISAELEKSGLESLKPYESPERPPEGRYRITFGRCGLHTQGHTVNNPLLFERMPENILWMHPEAAARHGIENGEYVEVGNNGYTARIRAYITQFIHPEAVFMVHGFGHDLPAESRAFGKGAADNLLMPKGIKRYDKAGGAIAMQEHFIEVRKIAA; encoded by the coding sequence ATGAGCGATTTCAAAACAGTCTACACCATCTGCGGCATGTGCTCCGTGCGTTGTCCTGCACAAGCGCTCGTCAGGAACGACGAAGTGTTCTATGTGCGCGGCAACCCCAACGCCGGCGGCATCAAGGGTTCCCTCTGCGCTCGCGGCGCTGCAGGCGTGGCCCTCACCATGGACGAAGAAAGGCCGCAGACGCCGCTCATCCGCGAAGGCGAGCGGGGTGAGGGAAAGTGGCGCAGCGTGAGTTGGGACGAGGCCCTGGATTACGTGGCCGACAAGATCAAGGAACTCCAGGCCAGGCACGGCAAGGAGACAATTCTCTTCTCCGACCGCGGTGGCCCTTTCCGGGACCATTACCGCGCCTTCCTCCGCGGTATCGGCACGCCCAACTATTGCAACCACGATTCGGCCTGTGCGCGCAACGTGCAGCACGGCGCCATGAGCGTGTACGGCTTCGGCCGCAAGACCGTGAGCTACGATCTGAAGAACGCCAAACACGTTATTCTTCAGACGCGCAACATCTTCGAGGCCATCAACGTCAAGGAAGTCAACGACCTGCTTGACGCCATGGACGCCGGCTGCAAGCTCACGGTCGTCGACGTCCGCAGCAACATCTCAGCAGCCAAAGCGGACAATGTCTTCATCATCCGCCCTGGCACGGACTATGCCTTCAACCTCGCCGTGCTCCACGTGATGCTCCGGGACGGCCTCTACGACAAAGACTTTGCCGCCAAGTGGATTCAGGATCTGCCCGCACTGGAGGAGTTCGTCAAACCATACACCCCCGAGTGGGCCGAGCAGGAAACCGGCGCTTCGGCCGCTGCCATCGAGGAATTCGTCAGGCAGATATGGGACGCGGCGCCAGCTGTCATCTGGCACCCGGGCTGGATGACCGCCCGCTACTCCGACTCGTTTTACGTCTCGCGCACGGCGTACCTCATCAGTGCGCTGCTGGGCTGCGTGGGCGCCAAGGGCGGGTTGCCCCTGGCCGCCAAACCCGGCGACGTGGGCCGCAAAGGGCTCAAGTCCTTCATGAATCTTTATCCCAAGCCGGAAGTGAAGCGCGTGGACGGCGTGGGCTGGGAACAGGGGCTGACACATCTCGATCCCGGACCCGGCCTCGTCAACCTGGCCTACAACGCCATTGAGACCGGCAAGCCGTATCCCATCACCGGCTATATCGTGCATCGCCACGATCCGCTCATGGCCTTCCCGGACAAGAAGGATGTGTTCGAGTCCTGGAAGAACCTCGAACTGCTCGTCTCCGTGACCTTCAGTTGGTCGGACACGGCCTGGTACTCGGATGTGGTGCTGCCGCTCTCGCCGTACCTGGAGCGAGAATCCATCATCGCCACCAAGAACGGCCTTTCCCCTCATTTCTTCGTGCGCAAGCGGGCCATGCAGCCCCGGTACGACACCAAGGCGGAGTGGGAAATATACTCCGAGCTGGCTAAGCGCTTCGGCCTGGACGAAATGGTCTTCGACACGGTGGAGGACCTCTGGAACTTCCAGCTCCAGGAAACCGGCGTGACTATCGAGGACTTCGAGGCTACCGGCATGGCCAAGCTCACAGACACGCCCATTTATAAGGAAGTGGACGAGAAGACCTTCAAGACGCCGTCCGGCAAGATCGAAGTCATTTCCGCCGAGTTGGAGAAGAGCGGGCTGGAGTCGCTCAAGCCGTACGAATCGCCGGAGCGTCCGCCCGAGGGCCGCTACCGCATCACCTTCGGACGCTGCGGTCTGCACACCCAGGGCCACACCGTGAACAACCCGCTGCTCTTCGAACGCATGCCGGAAAACATCCTCTGGATGCATCCCGAGGCCGCGGCCAGACACGGCATCGAGAACGGCGAGTACGTGGAGGTCGGCAACAACGGCTACACCGCCCGGATTCGCGCGTACATCACGCAGTTCATCCATCCGGAGGCCGTGTTCATGGTCCACGGCTTCGGGCACGACCTTCCGGCAGAAAGCCGGGCCTTCGGCAAAGGGGCTGCGGACAATCTGCTCATGCCCAAGGGCATCAAGCGCTACGACAAGGCCGGCGGCGCCATCGCCATGCAGGAGCACTTCATCGAAGTGCGCAAAATCGCTGCGTAA
- a CDS encoding FmdE family protein: MNIGPYTFQEFKDMAKAFHGYPAPGLLVGGYMVELAKSRLPEGTLFEALVESPKCLPDAVQLLTLCSMGNGWVKVLNLGRYALTLFDKYTGEGWRVWIDPARLEAWPEIAGWYLKRKPKAEQDTGKLFAEIEEAGDAILGVAPVQVDARFLGKGSMGAIGLCPACGEAYPASDGPLCRGCQGEEPVRPRLTEDVDLSRKIDDSEDFGPVGPEAVPVAEAVGRMALHDMTRVVPGVSKGVAVSAGQTITAGDVCRLQQMGRNTVYVTGDPELNAALAAAGQVHENDAALAMARALAGENVACDEIPHEGKITLRAVMDGVLVYDRDRLESFNCVPDVMCAVRQSGQLIESGKPFGGLRALPLFLRRDLLDRALAVVGDEPIFAVKPLRPRRAGILVTGTEVFQGLIEDRFAPILTGKLEALGSTVAGVRIAPDDRQAIAEAARELVEEEGANLILTTAGLSVDPDDVTRKGMEDAGLTDTLFGSPMLPGAMLMLGRLDSVPVVGVPACALFYKTTSLDVVLPRVLADVPITRRDLARHAAGGFCLTCKSCTFPKCPFGK; the protein is encoded by the coding sequence ATGAATATCGGTCCCTATACATTCCAGGAATTCAAGGACATGGCCAAGGCCTTCCATGGCTACCCCGCGCCGGGGTTGCTCGTGGGCGGCTACATGGTGGAGCTCGCCAAATCCCGGTTGCCCGAGGGCACGCTGTTCGAAGCTCTGGTGGAATCGCCCAAGTGTCTGCCGGACGCGGTGCAGCTGCTCACCCTCTGTTCCATGGGCAACGGCTGGGTCAAAGTGCTCAACCTGGGTCGCTACGCCCTCACCCTGTTCGACAAGTACACAGGCGAGGGGTGGCGCGTGTGGATCGATCCTGCCCGACTCGAAGCCTGGCCCGAGATTGCCGGCTGGTATCTCAAACGCAAGCCCAAGGCCGAGCAGGATACGGGCAAGCTTTTCGCCGAAATCGAGGAAGCCGGCGACGCCATCCTGGGCGTTGCGCCCGTGCAGGTGGATGCGCGGTTTCTTGGCAAGGGCTCCATGGGCGCCATCGGACTGTGTCCGGCATGCGGCGAGGCGTATCCGGCGTCGGACGGACCGCTGTGCCGTGGTTGCCAGGGCGAGGAACCGGTGCGTCCTCGATTGACCGAAGATGTCGATCTGTCCAGAAAAATAGATGACTCTGAAGACTTCGGCCCCGTGGGCCCTGAAGCCGTGCCCGTGGCTGAAGCCGTGGGGCGCATGGCGCTGCACGACATGACCCGCGTTGTCCCTGGCGTATCAAAAGGAGTGGCCGTCTCGGCCGGCCAGACCATCACGGCGGGTGACGTATGCCGGTTGCAGCAGATGGGTCGCAACACTGTGTACGTGACCGGCGACCCGGAGCTCAACGCAGCCCTGGCCGCGGCCGGGCAGGTGCATGAGAACGATGCCGCCCTGGCCATGGCTCGCGCCCTGGCTGGTGAGAACGTGGCCTGTGACGAGATCCCGCATGAGGGCAAGATCACCTTGCGCGCGGTGATGGACGGCGTGCTCGTCTACGACCGCGACCGCCTCGAGTCGTTCAACTGCGTGCCTGACGTGATGTGCGCCGTGCGGCAGAGCGGGCAGCTCATCGAAAGCGGCAAGCCCTTCGGCGGTCTGCGCGCGTTGCCGCTGTTCCTGCGCAGGGATCTGTTGGACCGCGCTCTGGCTGTAGTGGGGGATGAACCGATTTTTGCCGTCAAACCACTCAGGCCGCGTCGGGCTGGCATCCTCGTGACCGGGACGGAAGTGTTTCAGGGGCTCATCGAGGACCGCTTCGCGCCCATCCTGACCGGGAAGCTCGAAGCGCTGGGCAGCACGGTGGCCGGAGTGCGCATCGCCCCGGATGACCGCCAGGCAATCGCCGAGGCTGCCCGCGAGCTGGTGGAGGAGGAAGGCGCCAACCTCATTCTGACCACGGCCGGTCTGTCCGTGGACCCGGATGACGTGACCCGCAAGGGCATGGAGGACGCCGGTCTGACCGACACACTGTTCGGCTCGCCCATGCTGCCGGGGGCCATGCTCATGCTCGGCCGGCTGGACAGTGTGCCTGTGGTGGGCGTGCCGGCCTGCGCCCTGTTCTACAAGACCACAAGTCTGGATGTGGTTCTGCCCCGGGTGCTGGCGGACGTGCCGATCACTCGAAGGGACCTGGCCCGGCACGCAGCCGGCGGCTTTTGCCTCACGTGCAAGTCGTGCACCTTCCCCAAGTGTCCGTTCGGAAAGTAG
- a CDS encoding UxaA family hydrolase gives MNPILRINGKDNVVTCLRPLSSGERVEVDGMTITANRDIPVFHKMAIQDIDTGGVCYKYGEVIGIAIEHIRPGDHVHTHNIESTRGRGDKHR, from the coding sequence ATGAATCCGATTCTGCGCATCAACGGAAAGGACAACGTCGTCACCTGCCTGCGTCCTCTTTCCAGTGGTGAACGCGTCGAAGTGGACGGCATGACGATCACGGCGAACAGGGACATCCCCGTCTTCCACAAAATGGCTATCCAGGACATCGATACGGGCGGCGTCTGCTACAAGTACGGCGAGGTCATCGGCATCGCCATCGAGCACATCCGGCCCGGAGACCATGTTCATACACACAACATCGAAAGCACCCGCGGCCGCGGCGACAAGCATCGCTAA
- a CDS encoding class I SAM-dependent methyltransferase: MPQAPIIMTDHEINEASLHELLDAVRARFEVHFEPVSVDGQTFEILQISDMERYVDMLADQAGEGPLELPFWAKLWPASILLAYYTKRVDPKPGDRALEIGAGVGLAGLVAASKGFDTLISDIETDSLIFSRINILKNNLENMARVVRVDFGTEKDRDTLKDRFRLILGAEVLYIEDTYRALTKFIGRHLDTAPDAEAILSINYTRRAHGFFQRAEKEFSIQQQVMGFKASENAEDKDAERFLCALYRLTPRKISPGDAS, encoded by the coding sequence ATGCCCCAGGCCCCCATCATCATGACGGATCACGAGATCAACGAAGCGAGCCTTCACGAGCTTCTGGACGCGGTTCGCGCCCGGTTCGAGGTGCACTTCGAACCGGTTTCCGTGGACGGACAGACCTTTGAAATTCTGCAGATAAGCGACATGGAGCGCTATGTGGACATGCTGGCGGATCAGGCCGGCGAGGGTCCGCTGGAGCTCCCTTTCTGGGCCAAGCTCTGGCCGGCGTCCATTCTGCTGGCCTACTACACCAAACGCGTGGACCCCAAACCCGGCGACCGCGCCCTGGAGATAGGCGCCGGTGTGGGACTGGCCGGACTCGTGGCCGCATCCAAGGGCTTCGATACCCTTATCTCGGACATTGAGACAGACTCCCTCATCTTCTCACGCATCAACATCCTGAAGAACAATCTGGAAAACATGGCGCGCGTTGTCCGGGTAGATTTCGGGACGGAAAAGGACCGCGACACCCTGAAGGATCGGTTCCGGCTCATCCTTGGCGCCGAAGTGCTCTATATAGAGGATACCTACAGGGCGCTGACAAAGTTTATCGGACGCCATCTGGACACAGCCCCGGACGCCGAAGCCATCCTTTCCATTAACTACACCCGCAGGGCCCACGGCTTTTTCCAGCGTGCGGAGAAGGAATTCTCCATCCAGCAGCAGGTCATGGGATTCAAAGCCAGTGAGAACGCAGAGGACAAGGACGCAGAACGATTCCTCTGCGCGCTGTACCGTCTGACCCCCCGCAAGATTTCCCCAGGAGACGCATCGTGA
- a CDS encoding Rossmann-like domain-containing protein, with amino-acid sequence MHHLDQLTILQAIAADAAQAAHELTPHPEPARSVSGSHLLAVFQNGRLGLASRLHGASDNTELFDGAATTGSPPSLANLAASLPEHASLTQPSLGPSLALAAVNALLPVPKTAAPLKGQDLLLEHGAGKDAVVVGHFPFVEKIAGEFRSFHVLELRPKPGDLPAEAAEEVLPGAGVVALTGTTLLNGTLSGILALCPDAFVLLLGPSTPFAPSLFEAGVDAIAGNAIADAEAVIAGVAAGLPYRKLKGVESLTWLAGDMG; translated from the coding sequence ATGCACCATCTGGACCAGCTCACCATACTGCAAGCCATCGCTGCTGACGCCGCCCAGGCAGCGCATGAACTTACGCCCCATCCCGAACCGGCTCGCTCCGTCTCGGGCAGCCACCTTCTCGCCGTTTTTCAGAACGGCCGACTTGGCCTGGCCTCCAGGCTGCACGGCGCTTCGGACAATACGGAGCTTTTCGACGGCGCTGCCACGACCGGGTCGCCGCCCTCCCTGGCCAACCTCGCCGCATCCCTGCCTGAGCATGCCAGCCTTACGCAACCATCGCTGGGACCGAGCCTGGCGCTGGCTGCGGTGAACGCCCTGCTGCCCGTGCCGAAAACCGCCGCCCCGCTCAAAGGGCAAGACCTGTTGCTGGAACACGGCGCCGGCAAGGATGCCGTGGTCGTCGGCCACTTCCCGTTCGTGGAAAAAATCGCCGGAGAATTCCGATCATTCCACGTGCTGGAGTTGCGCCCCAAGCCAGGCGACCTGCCTGCCGAGGCCGCGGAGGAGGTGCTGCCCGGCGCCGGCGTCGTAGCCCTCACCGGCACCACCCTGCTCAACGGCACGCTCTCCGGCATCCTGGCGCTCTGCCCGGACGCCTTCGTTTTGCTCCTGGGCCCGTCCACACCGTTCGCCCCCAGCCTGTTCGAGGCCGGGGTGGACGCCATAGCCGGCAACGCCATTGCGGATGCCGAGGCGGTCATCGCAGGCGTCGCAGCCGGCCTGCCCTACCGCAAACTCAAGGGGGTGGAATCGCTGACGTGGTTGGCTGGAGACATGGGCTGA
- the dksA gene encoding RNA polymerase-binding protein DksA translates to MDQKDIDYFRELLDNMLAEALQKGEATIEDMNDTMEVYADPADRATMESDRAFTLRLRDRERMLIKKIQSAINRIENGTFGICDECGEDISIARLKARPVTKLCIDCKSKQEEEESVRGD, encoded by the coding sequence ATGGACCAGAAGGACATCGATTACTTCCGCGAGCTCCTCGATAATATGCTCGCCGAGGCTCTGCAAAAGGGCGAGGCGACCATCGAGGACATGAACGACACCATGGAGGTGTACGCCGATCCGGCCGATCGCGCGACCATGGAGTCCGACCGTGCTTTCACTTTGCGCCTGCGCGATCGCGAGCGCATGCTCATCAAGAAGATCCAGAGCGCGATCAATCGTATCGAGAACGGAACCTTCGGCATTTGCGACGAGTGCGGTGAGGACATATCCATCGCCCGGCTCAAGGCCCGGCCCGTCACCAAACTCTGCATCGACTGCAAGAGCAAGCAGGAAGAAGAGGAGAGCGTCCGGGGCGACTAG
- a CDS encoding potassium channel family protein, whose protein sequence is MKFIPSQMMYLLQDRRAKRNLRALAKFIAVLIGFVTLYSVLFHVLMEQEGQEHTWVTGVYWTLTVMSTLGFGDITFTSDIGRLFSTVVLLSGIVFLLVMLPFAFIQFFYAPFLEAQRKSRAPRELPEHTTGHLIIIGFEAAALSLATRLRRFSYNYCILVPEVAQALELVDQGFRVVVGDYDDPETYRRLRAPQAAMIVALSDDMKNTHAAYTIREVTSTVPIVANADSEDSVDILQLAGAEHTFQFMRMLGEMLARRIPGTDTKSNIIGSLGNLHIAEAPAKGTPMVGCSIQDSGLREATGMNVVGLWERGQMVPPRLETVIHSNSSLVLAGTREQLEAYDTLVGDSPPVSSPVLILGGGRVGRAAAETLRQRDVNYRIVEKNPKLARDSNNWVVGNASDYDILVSAGIREAPSVFVTTHNDDLNIYLTIYCRRLRPDIQIISRATLDRSISVLHKAGADLVMSYSTMAANTVINLLSPGKLLTLTEGLNIFRVKTHPSLAGKSLVHSRIREDTGCSVIAIDKGDEVEINPDPAVRLKKGHALLVIGDAESERRFMRKYPE, encoded by the coding sequence ATGAAATTCATTCCGTCGCAGATGATGTACCTGCTCCAAGACCGCAGGGCCAAGCGCAACCTGCGTGCCCTTGCCAAGTTCATCGCTGTGCTGATCGGCTTCGTAACCTTGTACAGCGTGCTGTTCCACGTCCTCATGGAGCAGGAGGGGCAGGAGCATACGTGGGTCACGGGGGTGTATTGGACCCTGACGGTGATGTCCACTCTCGGCTTCGGCGACATCACCTTCACCAGCGACATCGGCAGACTCTTCTCCACCGTGGTGTTGCTGTCGGGCATCGTGTTTCTGCTGGTCATGCTGCCGTTCGCCTTCATCCAGTTTTTCTACGCTCCGTTCCTGGAAGCCCAACGTAAATCCAGAGCCCCCCGGGAACTGCCCGAGCACACGACGGGACATCTGATCATCATCGGCTTCGAGGCAGCGGCGCTCAGCCTGGCCACGCGTCTGCGCCGGTTCTCCTACAATTACTGCATCCTGGTTCCCGAGGTCGCCCAGGCTCTGGAGCTGGTGGACCAGGGCTTTCGGGTGGTGGTGGGGGACTATGACGACCCCGAGACGTACCGGCGGCTGCGCGCGCCACAGGCGGCAATGATCGTGGCTCTGAGCGACGACATGAAGAACACGCACGCCGCATATACCATCCGGGAAGTGACAAGTACCGTACCCATCGTGGCCAATGCCGACTCCGAAGACTCTGTGGATATTCTGCAACTGGCAGGCGCCGAGCATACTTTTCAGTTCATGCGCATGCTTGGAGAAATGCTCGCCCGGCGCATCCCCGGGACGGACACCAAAAGCAACATCATCGGCAGCCTCGGGAATCTGCACATTGCCGAAGCCCCCGCCAAGGGAACGCCGATGGTTGGATGCTCGATCCAGGACAGCGGGCTGCGGGAAGCCACAGGCATGAACGTGGTGGGCCTGTGGGAGAGAGGGCAGATGGTTCCGCCCCGTCTGGAGACGGTTATCCATTCAAATTCTTCACTGGTGCTGGCCGGCACCAGGGAGCAACTGGAGGCCTACGACACCCTCGTGGGAGACTCCCCTCCTGTATCGTCGCCGGTGCTGATACTGGGCGGGGGCAGGGTGGGCCGCGCCGCCGCGGAAACCCTGCGGCAACGGGACGTGAACTACCGCATCGTGGAGAAGAACCCGAAGCTTGCGCGCGATTCGAACAACTGGGTCGTGGGCAATGCCTCGGACTACGACATCCTTGTCAGCGCCGGCATCCGGGAGGCTCCTTCGGTGTTCGTCACCACCCACAACGACGACCTGAACATCTACCTCACCATCTATTGCCGGCGGCTCAGGCCGGATATCCAGATCATCAGCCGGGCCACCCTGGATCGGAGCATCTCCGTACTGCACAAGGCCGGCGCCGACCTCGTCATGTCCTACTCCACCATGGCGGCCAACACGGTCATCAACCTGCTCAGCCCGGGCAAACTGCTGACCCTGACCGAAGGGTTGAACATATTCAGGGTGAAGACTCATCCATCTCTGGCAGGAAAGTCTCTGGTGCACAGCAGAATCCGGGAAGATACGGGTTGCAGCGTCATCGCCATCGACAAAGGCGACGAGGTGGAAATCAATCCGGATCCCGCCGTCAGGCTCAAGAAAGGGCACGCTCTGCTCGTCATCGGCGATGCCGAGTCTGAACGTCGATTTATGAGAAAGTATCCGGAATAA
- a CDS encoding amphi-Trp domain-containing protein, which yields MGREIVLFKSEEKKSRGEAAAFLRELADKLEAGRIALRQAGEETVLEPSEMLELEVKAEEETKSKGVQLSLEVELVWYPGAQDKPGGVRLG from the coding sequence ATGGGACGAGAAATCGTATTGTTCAAGAGCGAGGAAAAGAAGAGCCGCGGCGAAGCCGCCGCCTTCCTGCGCGAGTTGGCCGACAAACTCGAAGCCGGCCGGATAGCTCTGCGGCAGGCAGGGGAAGAGACCGTGCTCGAACCTTCGGAGATGCTGGAGCTTGAGGTGAAGGCCGAAGAAGAGACAAAGAGCAAGGGGGTGCAGTTGTCCCTGGAGGTGGAGCTGGTCTGGTACCCGGGAGCTCAAGACAAGCCGGGCGGAGTACGCCTGGGATAA
- a CDS encoding UxaA family hydrolase gives MKIKAYRRENGRYGIRNHLLIMPTSVCAATTAERIAEQVPGAVSIPNQHGCCQISSDLALTQKTIVGFGRNANVGAVLVVGLGCDGIQADAAAAEVAETGKPVAHIVIQDCGGTLKAIARGVELAAPMARKLSMQTREECDISELIMGLECGGSDPTSGLASNPTIGYASTRLVDYGGSSILSETTEVIGAEHLLAARFADPEQREKFLGLVRAVEDRAISLGEDLRSGQPTPGNKAGGLSTIEEKSLGCMYKAGASPFSGALNYAEEVPGDAHGLYFMDTPGQDIDSITGMIAGGAQLIIFSTGRGTPTGSPIAPVIKITGNPETFEKMPDNIDINAGRIISAGAAVEQLGEELFEMMLDVCNGALTKAESLGHREFGIYKLTGTF, from the coding sequence ATGAAAATAAAGGCATATCGCAGAGAAAACGGCCGCTACGGCATCCGCAACCACCTCCTGATCATGCCCACGTCGGTTTGCGCCGCGACGACCGCCGAACGCATTGCCGAACAGGTGCCAGGCGCGGTCTCGATCCCCAACCAGCACGGCTGCTGCCAGATCAGCTCGGACCTGGCGCTGACCCAGAAGACCATCGTTGGGTTCGGCAGGAACGCAAATGTCGGCGCCGTGCTCGTGGTGGGCCTCGGCTGTGACGGCATCCAGGCAGACGCGGCTGCCGCCGAAGTCGCCGAAACCGGCAAGCCCGTCGCGCACATCGTCATCCAGGACTGCGGCGGCACGCTCAAAGCCATCGCCAGGGGCGTGGAACTCGCCGCCCCCATGGCCCGCAAGCTTTCCATGCAGACCCGCGAGGAGTGCGACATCAGCGAGCTCATCATGGGGCTGGAATGCGGCGGCTCCGACCCGACCAGCGGCCTGGCGTCCAACCCGACCATCGGATACGCGTCCACCAGGCTCGTGGACTATGGCGGCAGCAGCATTTTGAGCGAGACCACCGAGGTCATCGGCGCCGAGCACCTTCTAGCCGCCCGATTCGCGGACCCCGAGCAGCGCGAGAAGTTCCTCGGGCTGGTCAGGGCTGTAGAGGACCGGGCCATATCGCTGGGCGAAGACCTCCGCAGCGGCCAGCCCACGCCGGGCAACAAGGCGGGCGGACTCTCCACCATCGAGGAAAAATCCCTGGGCTGCATGTACAAGGCTGGCGCCAGCCCCTTCAGCGGCGCGCTGAACTATGCCGAAGAAGTGCCGGGCGACGCCCATGGCCTCTACTTCATGGACACCCCGGGCCAGGACATCGACTCCATCACCGGCATGATCGCCGGCGGCGCGCAGCTCATCATCTTCTCCACGGGCCGCGGCACACCGACGGGAAGCCCCATCGCGCCGGTCATCAAGATCACCGGCAACCCCGAAACCTTCGAAAAAATGCCCGACAACATCGACATAAACGCCGGTCGGATCATATCCGCGGGGGCAGCGGTGGAGCAACTCGGTGAAGAGCTGTTCGAGATGATGCTGGACGTCTGCAACGGTGCGCTGACCAAGGCCGAAAGCCTCGGCCACAGGGAGTTCGGCATCTACAAGCTGACAGGGACGTTCTAG
- a CDS encoding 4Fe-4S dicluster domain-containing protein: protein MSQYKIKFNRKRCIACEACLVHCKVKNKVPTGLSYNKLTVSDYEEKEGKPNLKLNYRACYHCPDPACVPACPTEAIHIREKDGIVWIDQEACIGCQQCIEACPWDVPVYDPDQNLTFKCDFCRDFVDQGMEPACVAGCTAKALSFVKK from the coding sequence ATGAGTCAATACAAGATCAAATTCAACAGGAAGCGGTGCATCGCGTGCGAGGCCTGCCTCGTGCATTGCAAGGTCAAAAACAAGGTCCCCACGGGATTATCATACAACAAACTTACCGTGAGCGACTACGAGGAAAAAGAGGGCAAACCCAACCTCAAGCTGAACTACCGGGCCTGCTACCACTGCCCGGACCCGGCTTGCGTGCCAGCCTGCCCCACAGAAGCCATTCACATCCGTGAGAAGGACGGCATCGTCTGGATCGACCAGGAGGCGTGCATCGGCTGCCAGCAGTGCATCGAGGCCTGTCCGTGGGACGTGCCGGTATACGACCCGGACCAGAACCTCACGTTCAAGTGCGACTTCTGCCGGGACTTCGTGGACCAGGGCATGGAACCGGCCTGCGTGGCCGGCTGTACGGCCAAGGCGCTCTCGTTCGTTAAGAAATAG